One genomic region from Reichenbachiella ulvae encodes:
- a CDS encoding glycosyltransferase family 4 protein, producing MKIAQVCPYDFSRPGGVKNHIESLTRYLTLAGHEVVIIAPFPTVNQSKVYHFGSNRSLHVGGTKIDINIALGNDRKALKNFLTTQQFDIIHFHTFWNPILPWQIRRFSKSKHITTFHDTPKNQFVGKNIMPFAAKLVFRLMDGIISVSETQASYINRFSDRAIEIIPNGIDLDYYLKPVIPIDKYKDGKFNLLFLGRLEERKGLIYALKSYLDLKRDNDNLRLIIAGDGEERTLAEAFISKHHLEDVEMLGFVSEEDKLRLLHTADLYIAPALFGESFGIVLLEAMAMGTPIAGFSNQGYLNVLSAEQQQYFAEPGNLEGLTNCIKNLIVSEESMKHLSKHGLEVVKQYDWKIHVQKIEELYRSLI from the coding sequence ATGAAAATTGCTCAGGTTTGTCCATACGATTTTTCAAGACCAGGGGGAGTCAAAAACCACATTGAAAGCCTTACCAGGTATCTCACACTAGCTGGCCATGAGGTTGTTATCATTGCGCCTTTTCCCACAGTCAACCAATCAAAGGTATATCATTTTGGATCCAATAGAAGTCTCCATGTTGGAGGAACTAAGATTGATATCAATATTGCTTTGGGCAACGACCGAAAAGCCTTGAAGAATTTCCTAACTACTCAGCAATTTGACATCATTCATTTCCATACCTTCTGGAATCCGATACTTCCATGGCAAATCAGACGATTTAGCAAATCAAAGCATATTACCACTTTTCATGATACTCCTAAAAATCAATTTGTTGGTAAAAATATCATGCCTTTTGCAGCTAAGTTAGTTTTTAGGCTCATGGATGGAATCATTTCTGTTAGTGAAACTCAGGCTTCTTACATCAACCGGTTTTCGGATAGGGCAATAGAAATAATCCCAAATGGAATTGATCTGGATTACTATTTAAAGCCGGTTATTCCAATTGATAAATACAAAGATGGTAAGTTCAATTTGTTGTTTCTTGGACGCCTGGAGGAACGAAAAGGTTTAATATATGCATTGAAGAGTTACCTCGATCTTAAGCGAGATAATGACAATTTGCGGTTAATTATCGCAGGAGATGGTGAAGAACGAACTCTTGCTGAAGCATTCATTTCAAAACACCACCTTGAAGATGTTGAAATGCTTGGATTTGTATCTGAAGAGGATAAGTTAAGATTGCTTCATACAGCGGATTTATACATCGCACCGGCCTTGTTTGGCGAAAGCTTTGGCATTGTGCTGCTTGAAGCAATGGCTATGGGTACGCCAATTGCAGGGTTTTCTAATCAAGGGTATCTCAACGTGCTCTCCGCCGAGCAACAACAGTATTTTGCTGAACCGGGAAATTTAGAAGGACTTACAAATTGCATTAAGAATTTGATTGTATCCGAAGAATCCATGAAACATCTATCCAAACATGGGCTAGAAGTGGTCAAACAATATGACTGGAAAATTCATGTTCAAAAAATAGAAGAGCTTTACCGTAGCTTGATTTAA